A stretch of DNA from Bremerella alba:
TCAGTCGGCCAGAAAAGCCTACCGATAACGCCTTCATCGAGTCGTTCAACGGCAGCGTGCGAGCAGAATGCCTGAACGAAACTTGGTTCTTGTCATTGAAGGACGCCAAGGAGAAGATAGAATCCTGGCGACGCG
This window harbors:
- a CDS encoding integrase core domain-containing protein; translated protein: SRPEKPTDNAFIESFNGSVRAECLNETWFLSLKDAKEKIESWRRDYNEHRPHSALGNLAPREFASSGQASLAR